The following are from one region of the Periophthalmus magnuspinnatus isolate fPerMag1 chromosome 5, fPerMag1.2.pri, whole genome shotgun sequence genome:
- the ptpdc1a gene encoding protein tyrosine phosphatase domain-containing protein 1 isoform X1 — protein MQQHRGSLGAPGPSERGRERRHSACDILLRVLQRTRGSAADCRRVMGALSEERIPDESTARVPTAKYTKMGETLRHVIPGHMQCSMACGGRACKYENPSRWSDEEQAVKGLYSSWITDNLLAMARPSTEIIEKYNIIEQFRRCGLKTVINLQRPGEHASCGNPLEQESGFTYRPEIFMEAGIYYYNFGWKDYGVASLTTILDMVKVMSFAVQEGKMAIHCHAGLGRTGVLVACYLVFTSRMSADQAILFVRAKRPNSIQTRGQLLCVREFAQFLIPLRSVFSCTEPKTTSVTLSQYLTRQRHLLHGYEARQLKHVPKIIQLVCQLLTDIANNRQAEIEEQWLEIPDLTAEVEKTVSQQALQQLGNEMRGKGIPVSPCLSQLPNPGLVQPLNDLSLISDSELDWNIPISLSLSTHKSLSYSDSVLHKLNCDELCLESVHKRVPLTFLLHHSLSHSSLIPCNQPNFSDLSCKNFTSKLQMPEMQVQKHTQSPFLKKRLQKGHQSLSLDLSEPLRNFYSYYTNPASAVRTEGAGSEQHSHVVVERRESEDVSLISLPPELSPDNRRLLVAKALALDHVDPDLKSKVSVWQTELNSREGAWERLCLEREPLVLSALMWSWLEQLKEPVISREDVKALSESNVNSQEALDSLQKGHRQTLLCILECAANLLPLPEDVESKFLTRTIKVFTRIDPDSDTNKGFYSTLKSILTSILHDVCDKATKDNEDH, from the exons ATGCAGCAGCACAGAGGCTCTTTGGGGGCTCCGGGGCCCAGTGAACGGGGCCGTGAGCGCCGTCACTCGGCCTGTGACATCCTGTTGAGAGTGCTGCAGCGCACACGTGGCTCTGCTGCCGACTGTCGCAGAGTCATGGGTGCGCTCAGTGAGGAGAGGAtccctgatgagt CCACAGCGAGGGTCCCCACAGCGAAGTACACAAAGATGGGGGAGACGCTGAGGCATGTGATCCCGGGCCACATGCAGTGCTCCATGGCCTGTGGAGGGAGAGCCTGTAAATATGAGAACCCCTCTCGCTGGAGCGATGAGGAGCAGGCCGTCAAAGGGCTCTACTCGTCCTG GATCACTGACAACTTGCTCGCTATGGCAAGGCCATCCACTGAGATCATAGAGAAATACAATATTATTGAGCAGTTTCGGAG ATGTGGTTTAAAGACGGTCATTAACCTTCAGCGGCCAGGAGAACACGCCAGCTGTGGAAACCCTTTGGAGCAAGAGAGCGGCTTCACATACAGACCTGAGATCTTCATGGAGGCTGGCA tCTATTACTACAACTTTGGCTGGAAAGACTATGGAGTGGCATCCCTCACTACAATCTTGGATATGGTCAAAGTCATGTCATTTGCTGTTCAAGAGGGGAAAATGGCGATCCACTGTCACGCTGGCCTGGGCAGAACAG GTGTGCTGGTGGCCTGTTACCTCGTCTTTACCTCCCGGATGAGCGCGGACCAGGCCATCCTGTTTGTCCGCGCCAAGAGACCTAACTCCATCCAGACTCGAGGCCAGCTGCTCTGTGTGCGCGAGTTCGCTCAGTTCCTCATCCCACTGCGCAGCGTCTTCTCCTGCACCGAACCCAAAACCACCTCTGTCACCCTCTCCCAGTACTTGACCCGCCAGCGCCACCTACTGCACGGCTACGAGGCTCGCCAGCTCAAGCACGTGCCAAAGATCATCCAACTTGTGTGCCAGCTCCTCACTGACATCGCGAATAACCGTCAGGCAGAGATTGAGGAACAGTGGCTGGAGATTCCTGACCTCACCGCAGAGGTGGAGAAAACTGTTTCTCAACAGGCTCTGCAGCAGCTTGGTAACGAAATGAGAGGCAAAGGCATTCCAGTGTCACCTTGTCTATCACAGCTGCCCAATCCAGGACTTGTCCAGCCTCTCAATGATCTGTCTTTGATTAGTGACAGTGAGCTGGACTGGAACATCCCCATCAGTCTGTCTCTTTCTACACACAAAAGCCTCAGCTATAGTGACTCTGTCCTTCACAAACTCAACTGTGATGAACTCTGTTTGGAAAGTGTGCACAAAAGGGTGCCATTGACCTTCCTTCTACATCATTCATTGTCCCACAGCAGCCTTATTCCATGTAACCAGCCTAATTTCTCTGACCTCTCTTGCAAGAACTTTACCAGTAAACTGCAAATGCCCGAAATGcaagtacaaaaacacacacaatccCCATTCCTGAAGAAACGATTACAGAAGGGCCATCAGAGTTTGTCTTTAGATCTGTCTGAACCATTGAGAAACTTCTACAGTTATTACACCAATCCAGCCTCAGCGGTCAGGACCGAGGGAGCTGGTTCAGAGCAGCACTCGCATGTGGTAGTGGAAAGGAGAGAGTCAGAAGACGTTTCTTTGATAAGCCTTCCACCAGAGCTCTCTCCTGACAACAGACGTCTGCTCGTGGCTAAAGCTCTGGCCCTGGACCACGTAGACCCAGATCTGAAATCCAAAGTCTCAGTCTggcag acagaactgaactcCAGGGAGGGTGCGTGGGAGCGACTGTGCTTGGAGAGAGAGCCTCTGGTGCTATCAGCTCTAATGTGGTCGTGGTTAGAGCAGCTGAAGGAGCCGGTCATCAGCAGGGAGGATGTGAAAGCGCTCAGCGAGTCCAATGTCAACTCACAAGAGGCTCTTGACTCGCTGCAAAAG GGCCACAGACAGACCCTTCTTTGCATCCTGGAATGTGCAGCTAATCTTCTGCCTTTACCTGAAGATGTGGAAAGTAAATTTCTCACTCGGACGATTAAAGTGTTTACACGG ATCGACCCTGACTCTGACACAAACAAGGGCTTCTACTCAACACTAAAGTCTATTTTGACTTCAATTCTTCATGATGTTTGTGACAAAGCTACAAAGGACAATGAGGACCATTGA
- the ptpdc1a gene encoding protein tyrosine phosphatase domain-containing protein 1 isoform X2, with amino-acid sequence MAAGVSLVSDLPLLSAGVHSGAKRADMEMATARVPTAKYTKMGETLRHVIPGHMQCSMACGGRACKYENPSRWSDEEQAVKGLYSSWITDNLLAMARPSTEIIEKYNIIEQFRRCGLKTVINLQRPGEHASCGNPLEQESGFTYRPEIFMEAGIYYYNFGWKDYGVASLTTILDMVKVMSFAVQEGKMAIHCHAGLGRTGVLVACYLVFTSRMSADQAILFVRAKRPNSIQTRGQLLCVREFAQFLIPLRSVFSCTEPKTTSVTLSQYLTRQRHLLHGYEARQLKHVPKIIQLVCQLLTDIANNRQAEIEEQWLEIPDLTAEVEKTVSQQALQQLGNEMRGKGIPVSPCLSQLPNPGLVQPLNDLSLISDSELDWNIPISLSLSTHKSLSYSDSVLHKLNCDELCLESVHKRVPLTFLLHHSLSHSSLIPCNQPNFSDLSCKNFTSKLQMPEMQVQKHTQSPFLKKRLQKGHQSLSLDLSEPLRNFYSYYTNPASAVRTEGAGSEQHSHVVVERRESEDVSLISLPPELSPDNRRLLVAKALALDHVDPDLKSKVSVWQTELNSREGAWERLCLEREPLVLSALMWSWLEQLKEPVISREDVKALSESNVNSQEALDSLQKGHRQTLLCILECAANLLPLPEDVESKFLTRTIKVFTRIDPDSDTNKGFYSTLKSILTSILHDVCDKATKDNEDH; translated from the exons ATGGCAGCAGGAGTCAGCCTCGTCAGtgacctccctctcctctctgctggaGTTCACAGTGGAGCCAAACGCGCAGACATGGAGATGG CCACAGCGAGGGTCCCCACAGCGAAGTACACAAAGATGGGGGAGACGCTGAGGCATGTGATCCCGGGCCACATGCAGTGCTCCATGGCCTGTGGAGGGAGAGCCTGTAAATATGAGAACCCCTCTCGCTGGAGCGATGAGGAGCAGGCCGTCAAAGGGCTCTACTCGTCCTG GATCACTGACAACTTGCTCGCTATGGCAAGGCCATCCACTGAGATCATAGAGAAATACAATATTATTGAGCAGTTTCGGAG ATGTGGTTTAAAGACGGTCATTAACCTTCAGCGGCCAGGAGAACACGCCAGCTGTGGAAACCCTTTGGAGCAAGAGAGCGGCTTCACATACAGACCTGAGATCTTCATGGAGGCTGGCA tCTATTACTACAACTTTGGCTGGAAAGACTATGGAGTGGCATCCCTCACTACAATCTTGGATATGGTCAAAGTCATGTCATTTGCTGTTCAAGAGGGGAAAATGGCGATCCACTGTCACGCTGGCCTGGGCAGAACAG GTGTGCTGGTGGCCTGTTACCTCGTCTTTACCTCCCGGATGAGCGCGGACCAGGCCATCCTGTTTGTCCGCGCCAAGAGACCTAACTCCATCCAGACTCGAGGCCAGCTGCTCTGTGTGCGCGAGTTCGCTCAGTTCCTCATCCCACTGCGCAGCGTCTTCTCCTGCACCGAACCCAAAACCACCTCTGTCACCCTCTCCCAGTACTTGACCCGCCAGCGCCACCTACTGCACGGCTACGAGGCTCGCCAGCTCAAGCACGTGCCAAAGATCATCCAACTTGTGTGCCAGCTCCTCACTGACATCGCGAATAACCGTCAGGCAGAGATTGAGGAACAGTGGCTGGAGATTCCTGACCTCACCGCAGAGGTGGAGAAAACTGTTTCTCAACAGGCTCTGCAGCAGCTTGGTAACGAAATGAGAGGCAAAGGCATTCCAGTGTCACCTTGTCTATCACAGCTGCCCAATCCAGGACTTGTCCAGCCTCTCAATGATCTGTCTTTGATTAGTGACAGTGAGCTGGACTGGAACATCCCCATCAGTCTGTCTCTTTCTACACACAAAAGCCTCAGCTATAGTGACTCTGTCCTTCACAAACTCAACTGTGATGAACTCTGTTTGGAAAGTGTGCACAAAAGGGTGCCATTGACCTTCCTTCTACATCATTCATTGTCCCACAGCAGCCTTATTCCATGTAACCAGCCTAATTTCTCTGACCTCTCTTGCAAGAACTTTACCAGTAAACTGCAAATGCCCGAAATGcaagtacaaaaacacacacaatccCCATTCCTGAAGAAACGATTACAGAAGGGCCATCAGAGTTTGTCTTTAGATCTGTCTGAACCATTGAGAAACTTCTACAGTTATTACACCAATCCAGCCTCAGCGGTCAGGACCGAGGGAGCTGGTTCAGAGCAGCACTCGCATGTGGTAGTGGAAAGGAGAGAGTCAGAAGACGTTTCTTTGATAAGCCTTCCACCAGAGCTCTCTCCTGACAACAGACGTCTGCTCGTGGCTAAAGCTCTGGCCCTGGACCACGTAGACCCAGATCTGAAATCCAAAGTCTCAGTCTggcag acagaactgaactcCAGGGAGGGTGCGTGGGAGCGACTGTGCTTGGAGAGAGAGCCTCTGGTGCTATCAGCTCTAATGTGGTCGTGGTTAGAGCAGCTGAAGGAGCCGGTCATCAGCAGGGAGGATGTGAAAGCGCTCAGCGAGTCCAATGTCAACTCACAAGAGGCTCTTGACTCGCTGCAAAAG GGCCACAGACAGACCCTTCTTTGCATCCTGGAATGTGCAGCTAATCTTCTGCCTTTACCTGAAGATGTGGAAAGTAAATTTCTCACTCGGACGATTAAAGTGTTTACACGG ATCGACCCTGACTCTGACACAAACAAGGGCTTCTACTCAACACTAAAGTCTATTTTGACTTCAATTCTTCATGATGTTTGTGACAAAGCTACAAAGGACAATGAGGACCATTGA